A single window of Xylocopilactobacillus apicola DNA harbors:
- the rpmG gene encoding 50S ribosomal protein L33 yields the protein MRVNIILECTECHHRNYLTSKNKRNNPERLEKKKYCSNDHKVTLHRETK from the coding sequence ATGCGCGTAAATATCATTCTCGAATGTACAGAATGTCATCATCGTAACTATTTAACTTCAAAAAATAAAAGGAATAACCCTGAACGTTTAGAGAAGAAAAAATATTGTTCTAACGATCATAAGGTTACATTACATCGCGAAACTAAATAG
- a CDS encoding NAD(P)H-hydrate dehydratase: MKQIAKEILHQVIKPRNPDTHKYNYGRVLFIGGNQHYGGAAIMSAQAAVNSGAGLVTVACDPINLSSLHSVVPEAVFQDYNDQKSLETIFLKSDVISIGSGLGTEAKSLSLLKMAFELVDHSQILIIDGSAFSLLADNQLNLPPASLILTPHQGEWQRYSGLQIDDQSSENNQKVLSSLSHDPATLVLKKHRTEIYYGNMVWQNTSGNASMATAGMGDTLAGMIAGFVAQFSNHVEAVLAAVYLHGSIGDKLAQKQYVTTPSEIVKQISAEMKSSSI, translated from the coding sequence ATGAAACAAATTGCTAAGGAAATTTTGCATCAGGTAATTAAACCAAGGAACCCCGATACTCATAAATATAATTATGGCAGAGTTTTATTTATTGGCGGAAATCAGCATTATGGTGGGGCTGCCATTATGAGTGCACAAGCTGCCGTTAATAGTGGAGCAGGCTTAGTAACGGTTGCTTGTGATCCAATTAATTTATCCAGCCTCCATAGCGTTGTCCCGGAAGCAGTTTTTCAAGATTACAATGATCAAAAATCATTAGAAACGATATTTTTAAAATCAGACGTCATTAGCATTGGTTCAGGCCTTGGTACCGAAGCAAAATCATTAAGCTTGCTTAAAATGGCATTTGAGTTAGTTGATCACAGTCAAATACTTATCATCGATGGTTCTGCTTTCTCTCTTTTGGCAGATAATCAGTTGAATTTGCCGCCAGCTTCGTTGATTTTAACGCCGCATCAAGGAGAGTGGCAACGATATAGTGGTTTACAAATTGATGATCAATCTTCAGAAAATAATCAAAAAGTTCTCAGTAGTTTAAGCCATGATCCAGCTACATTAGTCTTAAAAAAACATCGTACGGAAATTTATTATGGAAATATGGTTTGGCAGAATACGAGCGGTAATGCAAGTATGGCGACAGCCGGAATGGGGGACACGTTGGCTGGAATGATCGCAGGTTTTGTTGCTCAATTTTCTAATCATGTTGAGGCAGTTCTGGCAGCGGTTTATCTTCATGGATCAATTGGAGATAAATTGGCCCAAAAGCAATACGTTACCACTCCAAGTGAAATTGTTAAACAAATTTCAGCGGAAATGAAATCATCTTCTATTTAG
- the argS gene encoding arginine--tRNA ligase — MSLENVVVQELKRALSIYISDEVQVENLLERPKNSSFGDFSFPTFSLAKVKHKSPNEIASEIVALINQNLFKKINIVNGYINFFVLREKDSEKILTEINQKKADYGSNNEGNGQNVTIDMSSPNIAKPMSMGHLRSTVIGNSLANIEKKCGYEPVKINFLGDWGTQFGKLLAAYKMWGVPEEIEDQPIETLLKLYVHFNQEAKKDESLNDLGRAWFKKLEDGDSEALKLWEWFRKVSLQRFEEIYNDLDIHFDSYDGEAFYNDKMAAVIDRLKTEGILEESQGAQVVDLSAEGFDNPALIIRSDGASLYITRDLAAAIYRKNKYKSVKSLYVVGSEQKQHFAELKAVLKKMGYSWAEQVIHVPFGLITFNGKKLSTREGRIVLLNDVLNKSFELALKQIEEKNPTLENKELVARQVGYGAVVFHDLKNDRLENFDFKLDEVVQFEGDTGPYVQYTNARAQSILRKASKLVQPTEKYVNIFEDDSAFDVIKLLDQYPTVIRQAEKKYEPSAIAKYSIQLAKSFNHYYKNVRILVEGDELFSRLQMVRAVSYVLQDSLSLLGVKAPSEM, encoded by the coding sequence ATGAGTTTAGAAAATGTCGTCGTACAAGAATTGAAAAGGGCTTTAAGTATATACATTTCTGATGAGGTCCAAGTTGAAAATCTTCTGGAGCGACCTAAAAATTCCTCTTTTGGTGATTTTTCTTTTCCTACTTTTTCCCTTGCTAAAGTTAAACATAAATCTCCCAATGAAATAGCCAGTGAGATCGTTGCACTGATAAATCAAAACTTGTTTAAAAAAATTAATATTGTCAATGGATATATTAATTTTTTTGTGCTCAGAGAAAAAGACTCTGAAAAAATTTTAACTGAAATCAATCAAAAAAAAGCTGATTACGGCTCAAATAATGAGGGTAACGGACAAAATGTTACGATTGATATGTCTTCACCTAATATTGCTAAACCCATGTCAATGGGGCATTTACGATCAACAGTGATTGGAAATTCTTTAGCAAATATTGAAAAAAAATGTGGCTATGAACCGGTAAAAATTAATTTTTTGGGTGATTGGGGAACACAATTTGGTAAGTTGTTAGCGGCTTATAAGATGTGGGGAGTACCTGAAGAGATTGAAGATCAACCCATTGAAACGCTTTTAAAGCTTTATGTTCACTTTAACCAGGAAGCAAAAAAAGATGAAAGTCTGAATGACCTTGGTCGCGCTTGGTTCAAAAAGCTGGAGGATGGGGATAGTGAAGCTTTAAAACTTTGGGAGTGGTTTAGAAAAGTCTCTCTACAGAGATTTGAAGAAATTTACAATGACCTTGATATTCATTTTGATTCTTATGATGGTGAGGCTTTTTATAATGACAAGATGGCTGCTGTTATTGATAGGTTAAAAACCGAGGGTATTCTAGAAGAGAGTCAAGGGGCCCAGGTTGTTGATCTGTCGGCAGAGGGATTTGATAATCCAGCGTTGATAATTAGAAGTGATGGAGCGAGTCTCTACATTACTCGAGATCTGGCTGCTGCTATTTATCGTAAAAATAAATATAAGTCAGTTAAATCTCTTTATGTCGTTGGTAGCGAGCAAAAGCAGCATTTTGCTGAATTAAAGGCTGTCTTAAAGAAAATGGGTTATTCTTGGGCAGAGCAAGTAATTCATGTTCCTTTTGGATTAATTACTTTTAATGGCAAGAAATTGTCTACCAGAGAAGGAAGAATTGTTCTTTTAAATGATGTTTTGAACAAGTCTTTTGAATTAGCTCTAAAACAAATTGAAGAGAAAAATCCGACTCTTGAAAATAAGGAGCTTGTTGCAAGGCAAGTTGGCTACGGAGCTGTAGTTTTTCATGATTTAAAAAATGATCGTTTAGAGAATTTTGATTTTAAATTAGATGAAGTGGTCCAATTTGAAGGTGATACCGGACCTTATGTTCAGTATACCAATGCGCGAGCACAAAGTATTTTGCGCAAGGCAAGCAAATTAGTTCAGCCGACAGAGAAATATGTCAATATTTTTGAAGATGACTCTGCTTTTGATGTAATTAAATTGTTAGATCAATATCCAACGGTTATTAGACAGGCTGAGAAGAAATATGAGCCATCAGCGATTGCAAAATATTCAATTCAGTTGGCTAAGTCTTTTAATCACTATTATAAAAATGTTAGAATCTTAGTTGAAGGGGATGAGTTGTTTTCACGCCTTCAAATGGTTCGAGCAGTTAGCTATGTATTACAAGATTCTTTGAGTTTATTAGGTGTTAAGGCTCCATCTGAAATGTAA
- a CDS encoding arginine repressor has product MKKEKRHALISQIINENSITTQDQLLFFLEKYGIKVTQATISRDIRDMHITKVPDFNGNLRFVVYHQDDRDPVQKLLDNARIVAISITQVHFLNVIKTIKGSGNAFGANLDELDFPEITGTVAGLDSVVVISKDETDAKKVYDMLAKYINTKEVEAS; this is encoded by the coding sequence TTGAAAAAAGAAAAAAGACATGCATTAATCTCTCAAATTATTAACGAGAATTCGATTACAACCCAAGATCAATTATTGTTTTTTTTAGAAAAATATGGAATAAAAGTTACTCAAGCAACGATATCTCGTGACATAAGAGATATGCATATCACTAAAGTTCCTGATTTTAATGGAAATTTACGTTTTGTTGTCTATCATCAAGATGATAGAGATCCAGTGCAAAAATTATTGGATAATGCTAGAATTGTTGCTATTTCTATTACTCAGGTACATTTTTTGAACGTGATTAAAACAATTAAAGGTTCGGGAAATGCTTTTGGTGCAAATTTGGATGAGCTTGATTTTCCTGAAATTACAGGAACTGTTGCGGGACTTGATAGTGTTGTAGTAATCTCAAAAGATGAAACTGATGCCAAAAAAGTTTATGATATGTTAGCTAAATATATCAACACTAAAGAAGTTGAGGCTTCTTAG
- a CDS encoding transglycosylase domain-containing protein, translated as MRLNSSVYDQNGQYAGVLLNRKGRYVNLEQISPNIVNAVINTEDRTFYHNLGFSVTGTARAILGYVIHFGRDTGGGGSTISQQLVKNMFLTQKKTIGRKVEELFYSIQLNRIEPKKKILEMYLNHAYFGYGVWGVENASLRYFGVHASELTTAQGASICAMLANPGLFNPISYPDYALSRRNVILKSMKDNKVISDETYTQAFNEKVNVVNNYTPVTTYNYPSYFDAVIEEAKRDYKISEDDLLNDGYKIYTNLNPKMQKKMENYYANEGILPKVGDIQAQSASVAVNVKTGGVEALIGNANDQNHLFLELNRATQMYRQAGSTLKPIAVYAPALTKGYRPDSLLQDKLVSYNGYQPKNYSNTYAGEVTMNDALTNSLNAPAVWLLNEMGLQTGVDSLNRFGFKVKDNQKDLGLALGDLEVSPMQIAQAYQIIANNGVKRQTHLINKIETSNGKPVQSFNDFSRSVISPKVVKELTPMLKSVFNQGTAVSAKPQNFEVAGKTGSTQTKEGLATATRDQWIAGFTPDLCLTTWVGYDDPSDERVLTNSNYANWTFKNIFEIIYSDTAQTSFSNNYEPPAEKQQDFIKKNTDLYQQGIDVIQKGFSSIYNSVVDFFK; from the coding sequence TTGCGCCTTAATTCATCTGTTTATGATCAAAATGGACAGTATGCAGGAGTTTTATTAAATCGAAAAGGTCGCTATGTTAATTTGGAGCAAATTAGCCCTAATATTGTCAATGCGGTTATTAATACTGAAGATCGAACTTTTTATCATAATTTAGGTTTTAGTGTTACTGGAACTGCTCGTGCAATACTTGGTTATGTGATTCACTTTGGTCGCGATACTGGAGGAGGAGGGAGTACAATTAGCCAACAACTGGTAAAAAACATGTTTCTGACTCAAAAAAAGACAATTGGCCGAAAAGTTGAAGAATTATTCTATTCAATTCAGTTGAATCGGATTGAACCCAAAAAGAAAATTTTAGAAATGTATTTGAATCACGCTTATTTTGGATATGGTGTTTGGGGAGTTGAAAATGCTTCTTTACGTTATTTTGGAGTTCATGCCTCTGAGCTAACAACCGCTCAAGGAGCTTCGATTTGCGCGATGTTAGCTAACCCGGGACTTTTTAATCCGATTAGTTACCCAGACTATGCTTTATCTCGGCGTAATGTTATTTTGAAATCAATGAAAGATAACAAAGTCATTTCTGATGAAACTTATACCCAGGCTTTCAATGAAAAAGTTAATGTAGTTAATAATTATACTCCAGTTACTACCTACAATTACCCTTCCTATTTTGATGCAGTGATTGAAGAAGCTAAACGAGATTATAAAATTTCTGAAGATGATCTTTTAAATGATGGTTATAAGATTTACACCAATCTTAACCCTAAAATGCAAAAAAAGATGGAAAACTATTATGCCAACGAAGGAATCTTGCCCAAAGTTGGTGATATTCAGGCGCAATCTGCTTCTGTAGCTGTTAATGTAAAAACTGGCGGAGTAGAAGCGCTAATTGGCAATGCTAACGATCAAAACCATTTGTTTTTAGAGCTAAATCGGGCGACGCAGATGTATCGACAAGCAGGTTCGACGCTTAAACCAATTGCAGTTTATGCCCCAGCACTAACTAAAGGATATCGGCCAGATTCACTTTTGCAAGATAAATTAGTGTCATATAATGGTTATCAGCCGAAAAACTACAGTAATACCTATGCGGGTGAAGTTACAATGAATGATGCTTTAACCAATAGTTTAAATGCCCCAGCGGTTTGGCTTCTTAATGAAATGGGCTTACAGACGGGAGTTGATTCTTTGAATAGATTTGGCTTTAAGGTTAAAGATAATCAAAAAGATCTTGGCCTAGCTTTGGGTGATCTGGAAGTTAGTCCAATGCAAATTGCCCAAGCTTATCAAATTATTGCTAATAATGGAGTTAAACGTCAAACCCATTTAATTAATAAAATTGAGACCTCTAATGGCAAACCGGTCCAAAGTTTTAATGATTTTTCTCGCTCGGTGATTTCACCGAAAGTGGTCAAAGAGTTAACCCCGATGTTAAAAAGTGTTTTTAATCAGGGGACCGCTGTTTCTGCTAAACCACAGAATTTTGAGGTAGCTGGTAAAACAGGTAGTACTCAAACAAAAGAAGGACTTGCTACTGCTACTCGTGATCAGTGGATTGCGGGTTTTACGCCTGATCTTTGTTTAACAACTTGGGTTGGCTATGATGATCCTAGTGATGAAAGAGTCCTTACCAACAGTAATTACGCAAACTGGACTTTTAAGAACATTTTTGAAATAATTTACTCTGATACGGCTCAGACTTCTTTTTCAAATAATTATGAGCCACCAGCAGAGAAACAACAA